The DNA window GGTGCGTCACCTGCGCCGTAATTGGCCCGATACCCACATCACTATCCGCGGCGACGGGCACTATGGTCGACCCGAGGTCATGGCCTACTGCGATGCGGCCCGCGTCGATTACGTGTTCGGCCTGCCCACCAATTCAGCGCTGCGCGCCGATCCCGCCATTGTTGCGGTCGCCGATGCCTGCGCGGTCAAGCGCGCCCAGCGTCAGTGTCCCGTCCTGCGCAACTATGCCGAGACCCGCTATGGGGCAAAGACCTGGAAGTGCCAGCGTCGCGTCGTTGCACGGATCGAGGCCAGCACGCTGGGCATGGACATCCGCTATGTCGTCACCTCGTTGGCAACAGGATCGGCCGAGCACATCTACGACACGCTCTACTGCGCGCGTGGTCAGGCCGAGAACCTGATCAAGCGCCACAAGTCCCAGCTCGCCAGCGACCGAACCTCGTGCCGCTCGGCCAATGCCAATCAGATGCGCCTGATACTGCACACTGCCGCATACTGGCTGCTATGGCGCATCCAGCAGGCGATGCCCAGGACCGCTGCTCTGGCAAGCGCGGAGTTTACCACCTTGCGCCTGCGGCTGCTCAAGGTCGCTGCGCGCGTCGTAGAAAGTGCTAGCCGCATCCGCATTGCCTTCGCTTCCGCCTGTCCGGATGCCGACCTGTTCCGCGCCCTCGTTC is part of the Sphingobium amiense genome and encodes:
- a CDS encoding IS1380-like element ISSp1 family transposase, which produces MNDDIASSFGFPAVGRKKITAAFDGGRLTSDGGVLLLAQAERAMGICQRLAACIADPRDPARVIHRLDDILRARVFAIACGYEDADDLDALRDDPGFRLALGKLPESGAGLASQPTMSRWENAPTTRELASMMAAMIDIYCASYPAPPTAVTLDIDDTCDVVHGYQQLSFWNGHHGERCFLPIHIYDTATGRPVAMLLRTGKTPSGKEAAGHIRRLVRHLRRNWPDTHITIRGDGHYGRPEVMAYCDAARVDYVFGLPTNSALRADPAIVAVADACAVKRAQRQCPVLRNYAETRYGAKTWKCQRRVVARIEASTLGMDIRYVVTSLATGSAEHIYDTLYCARGQAENLIKRHKSQLASDRTSCRSANANQMRLILHTAAYWLLWRIQQAMPRTAALASAEFTTLRLRLLKVAARVVESASRIRIAFASACPDADLFRALVLRLKPAPT